In Alteribacter lacisalsi, a genomic segment contains:
- a CDS encoding sigma 54-interacting transcriptional regulator: MVLLAGSEETRRTLVDQLSEFIGTFVNIESFAVDEGIERIISDRLVLLSSYLIEEEVKPFIGENCQIIIAKRIVNFQNIDQLFTVPVGTEALYVNDFPETVNEAIASLKSLGVDHMKLYPYFPGKKMVKEADLAITPGEVNLVPDSVKTVMNIGPRLLDITTIITVLGRLGLLEEKQEEVSTRYIRTIIQLSRRLAVATSEANQVSEHLKKVVDGVHDGILAIDRKGTITVFNGILEKLLGFHSSRVMGKNIRNVLGNHHLCDFILNKEEGEADEYFTVDYADVMVHRFTIDSDGTTVATFKNAVETIEMERKLRRELVKRGHYGKYTFDDIIGENKQLTETKTIAKKLAKTQLTILIHGESGTGKELFASSIHHASSRHKGPFLAVNFSALPEDLVESELFGYEEGAFTGAKKGGRKGLFEQANGGTLFLDEIGDISLKVQARLLRVLQEKELLRIGGSKIIPIDVRVVAATNRNLLELIEKGEFREDLYHRLKVLFLHLPELRNRLDDIESLIRYFMHQSGRMDVRLEPEVLQQLKRYQWYGNIRELKNTIDYMLAVCDDQVIRIKDIPNESFFQSKRHGLASDPVQTAATAATVTTIQEKELISVLSIIDSLEKEGQSISRMKVAEKSKETDAPLSEQQVRYRMDLLEERGHIEKTRGRLGSRTTEKGRGFLATIHC, from the coding sequence ATGGTTCTTCTGGCAGGCTCGGAGGAAACGAGACGTACACTCGTTGACCAGTTGTCGGAGTTTATTGGAACATTTGTGAATATTGAGAGTTTTGCGGTCGATGAAGGGATTGAACGTATTATTTCTGACCGCCTTGTTTTGCTGTCCTCCTATTTAATAGAGGAGGAAGTCAAACCGTTTATCGGCGAGAACTGCCAGATTATCATAGCGAAGCGGATCGTCAATTTTCAAAACATTGATCAGCTTTTTACTGTTCCTGTTGGGACTGAAGCACTTTATGTGAACGATTTTCCCGAAACGGTGAATGAGGCGATTGCTTCATTGAAATCCCTTGGCGTGGATCATATGAAGCTGTATCCGTATTTCCCGGGTAAAAAAATGGTAAAAGAAGCAGACCTCGCGATTACGCCAGGCGAAGTTAACCTTGTTCCGGACAGTGTGAAAACGGTCATGAACATCGGGCCCCGGCTTTTGGACATCACAACGATCATCACTGTTCTTGGCCGTCTCGGTCTGCTGGAAGAAAAGCAGGAGGAAGTCTCCACACGCTATATTCGGACAATCATTCAGCTGAGCCGGCGGCTGGCAGTAGCCACAAGTGAAGCAAATCAGGTAAGCGAGCATTTAAAAAAGGTAGTAGACGGCGTGCATGACGGTATTCTTGCAATTGACCGTAAGGGAACGATCACGGTATTTAACGGCATTCTCGAAAAACTGCTCGGTTTTCACAGTTCAAGGGTTATGGGTAAAAATATTCGTAATGTCCTTGGAAATCATCATCTGTGTGACTTCATCCTTAATAAAGAAGAAGGAGAAGCAGACGAGTATTTTACGGTTGATTATGCCGATGTGATGGTGCACCGGTTTACAATCGATTCTGACGGTACAACTGTGGCCACCTTTAAAAATGCCGTTGAAACGATCGAAATGGAACGAAAGCTCCGGAGGGAGCTCGTTAAGCGGGGGCACTACGGCAAATATACGTTTGACGATATTATTGGTGAGAACAAACAACTCACTGAAACAAAAACGATCGCCAAAAAACTGGCTAAAACACAGCTTACCATCCTGATACACGGCGAAAGCGGTACGGGAAAGGAGCTGTTCGCAAGCTCAATCCATCATGCATCTTCTCGTCATAAAGGACCTTTCCTAGCTGTGAATTTCAGCGCACTGCCTGAGGACCTTGTGGAGAGTGAGCTGTTCGGCTATGAAGAAGGGGCCTTTACCGGTGCAAAAAAAGGCGGAAGAAAAGGGTTGTTTGAGCAGGCGAACGGCGGGACGCTGTTTCTTGATGAAATCGGGGATATCAGTCTGAAGGTTCAGGCCCGGCTGCTTCGGGTTCTTCAGGAAAAAGAACTGCTCCGGATCGGAGGAAGCAAGATTATACCGATTGATGTCCGGGTGGTGGCTGCCACGAACCGGAACCTCCTTGAACTAATTGAAAAAGGAGAGTTTCGTGAGGATTTGTATCACCGTCTTAAAGTTCTGTTTCTTCATCTGCCGGAACTGCGAAACAGATTAGATGACATTGAATCTCTGATCCGGTACTTTATGCACCAGTCGGGACGGATGGATGTGAGACTGGAACCTGAAGTGCTTCAGCAGCTCAAACGCTATCAGTGGTACGGAAATATCAGGGAGCTGAAAAACACAATTGATTATATGCTTGCCGTCTGTGACGATCAGGTTATCAGAATCAAGGATATTCCCAACGAAAGCTTTTTCCAGTCCAAGCGGCATGGCCTTGCGAGTGATCCGGTACAGACAGCCGCTACCGCGGCAACAGTGACCACCATCCAGGAAAAAGAGCTGATCAGCGTCCTTTCCATTATCGACAGCCTTGAAAAAGAAGGGCAGTCCATCAGCCGGATGAAAGTAGCTGAAAAATCCAAGGAGACGGATGCGCCTCTTTCTGAACAGCAGGTACGCTACCGAATGGACCTTCTTGAGGAACGTGGGCATATCGAGAAAACCCGTGGCCGACTCGGATCACGCACAACAGAAAAAGGCCGCGGCTTCCTCGCCACCATCCATTGTTAA
- the iadA gene encoding beta-aspartyl-peptidase, whose product MLKLIRNADVFAPDPLGVKDVLIADGRIAAVKDHIFPENFSSGEIEVINGTGLKLMPGLIDSHVHITGGGGEGSFKTRTPELMLSDCVAGGITTVVGVIGTDGTTRTMTNLVAKAKGLKEEGLSCFCQSGSYQVPVKTLTGSLEQDIILIEEIIGAGEIAISDHRSSQPTKEELARIASEARVGGILSGKAGVVNVHLGDSPDRLKLIEEVVETTDIPITQFVPTHINRNEELLEAGIAFAIKGGYVDFTTSTTKEILAGDETKCSRGLKRMLAEGVPENRITFTSDGQGSLPEFDKAGNLKGLRIGRVTSLYKEVKDAVLEEGVPFETAIKVATSNVAEAYKFRQKGTVAAEMDADLLLVDAENLEIDSVIAGGKWMMKNKEIVTKGTFE is encoded by the coding sequence ATGCTCAAACTTATTCGAAATGCCGACGTTTTCGCTCCGGATCCTCTTGGGGTAAAAGATGTTCTGATAGCAGATGGAAGGATTGCGGCTGTAAAAGATCACATTTTCCCGGAAAATTTCAGTTCCGGGGAAATTGAGGTAATCAACGGTACTGGTTTGAAACTGATGCCGGGGCTGATCGACTCCCATGTACATATAACAGGTGGTGGAGGAGAAGGCAGCTTTAAAACACGTACGCCTGAACTGATGCTTTCTGATTGTGTAGCCGGAGGCATTACGACAGTTGTAGGGGTTATTGGAACAGACGGAACAACGAGAACAATGACCAACCTTGTGGCTAAAGCAAAGGGGCTTAAGGAAGAGGGCCTGTCCTGCTTCTGTCAGAGCGGCTCCTATCAGGTCCCGGTAAAAACGCTTACAGGTTCTCTTGAGCAGGATATCATTCTGATTGAGGAAATTATTGGTGCCGGTGAAATTGCAATTTCGGATCACCGTTCTTCACAGCCAACGAAGGAGGAACTTGCGAGAATTGCAAGTGAGGCAAGAGTCGGAGGGATCCTATCGGGCAAAGCAGGAGTAGTGAATGTTCATCTCGGGGACAGTCCGGATCGCCTGAAACTTATTGAAGAGGTGGTCGAAACAACGGATATCCCAATCACGCAGTTTGTTCCGACGCATATAAACCGGAACGAGGAACTGCTGGAGGCGGGAATTGCCTTTGCGATAAAAGGCGGCTATGTTGATTTTACAACAAGCACGACAAAAGAAATTCTTGCAGGAGACGAAACAAAGTGCAGCCGGGGCTTAAAGCGAATGCTGGCTGAAGGGGTCCCTGAAAACCGGATCACATTCACGAGCGACGGCCAGGGGAGCCTGCCGGAATTTGATAAGGCCGGGAACCTGAAAGGTCTGCGGATCGGACGTGTAACAAGTCTGTATAAGGAAGTGAAAGATGCGGTGCTGGAAGAAGGTGTGCCGTTTGAAACTGCCATTAAAGTGGCAACTTCCAACGTAGCAGAGGCTTATAAATTCAGACAAAAAGGAACTGTTGCTGCAGAAATGGATGCGGATCTTCTACTCGTAGATGCAGAAAATCTGGAGATTGACAGTGTCATTGCCGGAGGGAAATGGATGATGAAAAATAAAGAAATTGTGACGAAGGGGACATTCGAATAG
- a CDS encoding MarR family winged helix-turn-helix transcriptional regulator: MKMEQTVLAIESLVVEVFLMIQHEFGTEYDNKLSSNQQMILYLIGRQDIHYVKDLSYQLNVSASAVSQMLSKLEQMGLVKRELNADNRRTVPFELDQKGIDLLEHMEQTRQMIMTKYLTKIPKEDLEHFRSVYERLRDLMLEEKERSRQ, translated from the coding sequence ATGAAAATGGAACAGACCGTGCTGGCAATTGAAAGCCTCGTGGTTGAGGTTTTCCTCATGATCCAGCACGAATTCGGAACCGAATACGATAATAAACTATCATCTAATCAGCAGATGATTCTTTACCTGATCGGAAGGCAGGATATACATTATGTAAAGGATCTGTCCTACCAGCTGAACGTGTCGGCGAGTGCCGTCAGTCAGATGCTGTCAAAGCTTGAGCAGATGGGTCTGGTAAAGCGTGAACTGAATGCAGATAACCGGAGAACGGTTCCTTTTGAACTCGATCAGAAGGGGATTGATCTTCTTGAACATATGGAACAGACGAGACAGATGATTATGACAAAGTACTTAACAAAAATTCCCAAAGAAGATCTTGAGCACTTTCGCAGTGTTTATGAGAGACTTCGAGATCTGATGCTTGAAGAGAAAGAAAGGAGCAGACAATGA